The genomic segment TCAGAAAGGATGAGATAACCGCTTATTACCTGGTTAAATGTTCAAAAATGGGCGTTTTTAGAAAAGGTTGGGTAAAAATGCGCCCGCAGTCACACACATTGAAACACTGTTTTGATAATTTGTTACTCAGTTTTCGAAACCATTAATCAGCGAGCGCCAGTCGGCACGAAAAGGAGCACAGTATGGCCAAAGGCATGCGGGTGAAACTTCAGTATGAGGTGAGCATTGACCCGGATACCGGGGCGGAGATCACCCGCTTAACCCCACCGGAAGTGACCTGTCACCGTAACTATTTCTACCAGAAATGCTTTTTTAACGATGGCAGCCATCTGCTGTTCGCTGGCGAATTCGACGGGCACTGGAACTACTATCTGCTGAATCTCGCGCAGGCCGAAGCCGTACAGCTCACCGAAGGTGCGGGCGATAATACGTTTGGCGGGTTTCTTTCACCGGACGACAATTACCTCTATTACGTGAAAAACGATCGCGTACTCCGCGAAGTTAACCTTACGACGCTTGCCGAACGCGATGTTTATCGCGTGCCGGAAGACTGGGTCGGTTACGGCACCTGGGTTGCTAACAGCGACTGCACCAAACTGGTCGGTATTGAGATTGCTAAAAGCGACTATGTGCCGCTGAGCGACTGGAAAATCTTCCACGACTTTTTCCATAAAGGCCCCCACTGCCGTCTGTTACGCGTAGACTTGCAAACGGGCGCCAGTGAAACCATCCATGAAGAAAAAATCTGGCTGGGACACCCGATTTATCGTCCGTTCGACGACAATACCGTCGCCTTTTGCCATGAAGGCCCACACGATCTGGTCGATGCACGCATGTGGATGGTCAATGAAGACGGCAGCAACGTGCGCAAGGTAAAAGAGCACGCCGACGGAGAAAGCTGTACGCATGAATTCTGGGTACCGGACGGCTCGGCGTTGATTTATGTTTCCTATCTTAAAGGCCAGCAGGGCCGCACCATTTATCGTTATCTGCCAGACAGCGGCGTCAATGAAGAAGTGATGCCAATGCCTGCATGCTCGCACCTGATGAGTAATTTCGACGGTACGCTGCTGGTAGGCGACGGTTCCGGCACGCCGGTGGATGTAAAAGACACCAGCGGCTATACCATTGAAAACGACCCTTACCTGTATGTGTTTGATGTCGCTCAGAAAGCGTATTACCGCGTGGCGCGTCACGATACCTCCTGGGATACGTTTGCCGGTAGTCGTCAGGTCACGCATCCGCATCCGTCCTTTACCCCGGACGGCAATGCCATTCTTTTCAGTACTGATAAAGACGGCAAACCTGCGGTCTATATCGCGAAACTGCCCGAACAGCGTGAAATGCTAAAAGTGTCATAATAAAAAAGTCCTGTTTCCGTAAACTTTGCCCTCTTCCTGGAGGGCTTTTTTGTTTTATATTTTTCAGAAAATAAGCCTTAAGCAGAATGACCGCATCCGCTGGCAGGGGGAATCCTCACTAAAAATAAAAAAAACCGCCCCTGCATGGGCGGTTTGCTTGTTCTCAGGAGCAAGCTATCAGGAAACACTAAAACAGGCTATTGGCCTCCGAAATAACGGAGGCCGAGCGAGGGTGAGGTTTTATCAGAAGCTATATGCCACGCCAACACGTAAACGTGTCTGACGCTCATCGGTTTCTTTCACGCCGATATTGCCGACTTCAAAATACGGGGACCAGTTTTTATCAATTTTATACGCCACTTTCGCGTTATATTCGTTAGAGTATTTCTTACCGTTATTACGGGTAAAGCCTTCTTCGCTCTGTGCGTAAACATAGTTCAGCTCAGTACGCCAGTCGCCGAGCGCAAACCCGACCCACGCATCGCCGCGGTTAACTTTATCATCAACGTCTTTGCCATCCGGCACGCGGGTGTATTCATAACGATAGCGCGCAGCGACGTAGAAACCGTTCTCAAAGCTATACTGAACGTGAATGTTGGGCTTATAAATGGTTTTGCTATCAACACTTTCAATCGTAAACGCCGGGGTGATTGCAATGGCGTCGGTCGCTTTCCAGCGCCAGCTAATCTGATCTTCATGGCCGTTGCCAACCACTTCATTAAAAGGACGCGACTGATCGTCACCGCCAGTTTTCCATTTTGCTTCTACTGAAAAACCAAATCCATTATCAAAACGGTGTGACACGGCAACGCGATCGGCGTTCGTGCCGCTATCAATATATTCATGACGTAAATCAACGGTGACGGCCTGTGCTGCGAATGATGACCCACAGAGGATTGCCAATGCCAGTGCTTTCTTAAACATAGAGTACCCTTAATAAAATGGCGTTTCGTTTTTATGGAATTGCATTTTATTTTTTGGGTAATATTATTTTAGTGATCTTGATCGTATTACCTTGTTTCAAAAATAACGAAAACAAAGCGCGTGATTTAGTTCAATAAAAAACCAGCAAAACACCTGAAAAAGATGTTTTGAATCACAGTTTATTTTTAATAAACTTTTAACAACCGTCACGATCCATGTATTGCATTGCGAATTAACTCAAATTAAATAAATAGTTAACCACGCAATCAATATGCTTAATATAATAACGGCCTGCGCATTATTAGCAGTATAAGGAAAGGCGTTGTGGAACCTGCCCGTCACGCCTTACAGGAAAGGAAAGAAATAAAAGACGTTAATCGCGCTCGATTGCCAGCGCTACGCCCTGGCCACCGCCGATACAGAGGGTCGCCAGCCCTTTACGCGCCTGGCGCTTCACCATTTCATGCACCAGCGAAACCAAAATACGGCAGCCCGACGCGCCGATAGGATGGCCCAGCGCAATGGCGCCACCGTTAACGTTTACCTTACGCTCATCCCACTCCAGCAGTTTGCCGACCGAGAGCGTCTGCGCCGCGAATGCTTCGTTCGCTTCGATAAGATCCACATCATTAAGCTGCCAGCCCGCACGTTCCAGACAGCGCCGTGTAGCGTATACCGGCGCAATACCCATCAGTGCAGGATCAACACCCACGCTTGCGAAAGCACGAATGCGCGCCAGCACCGGTAACCCCATCTCCTGCGCCTTGCTCGCGCTCATCATCAGCACCGCCGCCGCGCCGTCATTGATGGACGAGGCGTTACCCGCCGTGACGCTCCCGAGCAAATCGAACGCTGGCGACAGCCGCGCTAACCCCTCTGCGCTGGTGTCCGCACGCGGCTGTTCATCGGTATCGACCAGCAGCGGCGCGCCCTGCGCCTGCTCAATAGCCACCGGTACAATCTCGTCACGAAACCGGCCGCTGTCTATCGCGAGCCGTGCCTTGTGTTGAGACGCCAGCGCATACGCATCCTGATGTTCGCGGCTGATGTTATATTCGCGCGCCAGATTTTCCGCCGTCACACCCATATGGTAATCGTTGAACGCGTCCCATAAGCCGTCATGCACCAGGCTATCAACAATGTGGCCGTCGTGCGACGGCGCGGCGGTGCGTCCCTCGGTCAGTACATGCGGGGCACGGCTCATATTCTCCTGGCCACCTGCGATAATGATATCCGCTTCGCCACACTGGATAGCCT from the Cronobacter condimenti 1330 genome contains:
- a CDS encoding oligogalacturonate lyase family protein; translated protein: MAKGMRVKLQYEVSIDPDTGAEITRLTPPEVTCHRNYFYQKCFFNDGSHLLFAGEFDGHWNYYLLNLAQAEAVQLTEGAGDNTFGGFLSPDDNYLYYVKNDRVLREVNLTTLAERDVYRVPEDWVGYGTWVANSDCTKLVGIEIAKSDYVPLSDWKIFHDFFHKGPHCRLLRVDLQTGASETIHEEKIWLGHPIYRPFDDNTVAFCHEGPHDLVDARMWMVNEDGSNVRKVKEHADGESCTHEFWVPDGSALIYVSYLKGQQGRTIYRYLPDSGVNEEVMPMPACSHLMSNFDGTLLVGDGSGTPVDVKDTSGYTIENDPYLYVFDVAQKAYYRVARHDTSWDTFAGSRQVTHPHPSFTPDGNAILFSTDKDGKPAVYIAKLPEQREMLKVS
- a CDS encoding oligogalacturonate-specific porin KdgM family protein encodes the protein MFKKALALAILCGSSFAAQAVTVDLRHEYIDSGTNADRVAVSHRFDNGFGFSVEAKWKTGGDDQSRPFNEVVGNGHEDQISWRWKATDAIAITPAFTIESVDSKTIYKPNIHVQYSFENGFYVAARYRYEYTRVPDGKDVDDKVNRGDAWVGFALGDWRTELNYVYAQSEEGFTRNNGKKYSNEYNAKVAYKIDKNWSPYFEVGNIGVKETDERQTRLRVGVAYSF
- a CDS encoding acetyl-CoA C-acetyltransferase is translated as MKDVVIVGAARTPIGCFQGALARRSAVELGAVVIEALLARTGLNPEDVDEVILGQVLTAGAGQNPARQTALNSGLPWSVSAITINDVCGSGLKALHLATQAIQCGEADIIIAGGQENMSRAPHVLTEGRTAAPSHDGHIVDSLVHDGLWDAFNDYHMGVTAENLAREYNISREHQDAYALASQHKARLAIDSGRFRDEIVPVAIEQAQGAPLLVDTDEQPRADTSAEGLARLSPAFDLLGSVTAGNASSINDGAAAVLMMSASKAQEMGLPVLARIRAFASVGVDPALMGIAPVYATRRCLERAGWQLNDVDLIEANEAFAAQTLSVGKLLEWDERKVNVNGGAIALGHPIGASGCRILVSLVHEMVKRQARKGLATLCIGGGQGVALAIERD